From a region of the Odontesthes bonariensis isolate fOdoBon6 chromosome 2, fOdoBon6.hap1, whole genome shotgun sequence genome:
- the rps24 gene encoding small ribosomal subunit protein eS24 isoform X1: MNDTVTVRTRKFMTNRLLQRKQMVVDVLHPGKATVPKTEIREKLAKMYKTTPDVVFVFGFRTQFGGGKTTGFAMVYDSLDYAKKNEPKHRLARHGLYEKKKTSRKQRKERKNRMKKVRGIKKASVGAAGKKK, from the exons ATG AATGACACAGTAACGGTCAGGACCCGCAAGTTCATGACGAACCGACTGCTTCAGAGGAAGCAAATG GTCGTTGATGTCCTCCATCCCGGCAAGGCCACAGTCCCCAAAACTGAAATCAGAGAGAAGCTTGCCAAGATGTACAAGACCACCCCTGATGTTGTGTTCGTCTTTGGCTTCAGGACTCAGTTTGGTGGTGGCAAGACAACAGGCTTTGCCATGGTCTATGACTCGTTAGACTATGCCAAGAAGAACGAGCCCAAACACAGACTTGCCAGG CATGGTCTGTATGAGAAAAAGAAGACCTCAAGGAAACAGCGAAAGGAACGCAAGAACAGAATGAAGAAAGTACGAGGCATCAAGAAGGCCAGTGTTGGAGCTGCTGGCAAAAAG AAATGA
- the rps24 gene encoding small ribosomal subunit protein eS24 isoform X2, protein MNDTVTVRTRKFMTNRLLQRKQMVVDVLHPGKATVPKTEIREKLAKMYKTTPDVVFVFGFRTQFGGGKTTGFAMVYDSLDYAKKNEPKHRLARHGLYEKKKTSRKQRKERKNRMKKVRGIKKASVGAAGKK, encoded by the exons ATG AATGACACAGTAACGGTCAGGACCCGCAAGTTCATGACGAACCGACTGCTTCAGAGGAAGCAAATG GTCGTTGATGTCCTCCATCCCGGCAAGGCCACAGTCCCCAAAACTGAAATCAGAGAGAAGCTTGCCAAGATGTACAAGACCACCCCTGATGTTGTGTTCGTCTTTGGCTTCAGGACTCAGTTTGGTGGTGGCAAGACAACAGGCTTTGCCATGGTCTATGACTCGTTAGACTATGCCAAGAAGAACGAGCCCAAACACAGACTTGCCAGG CATGGTCTGTATGAGAAAAAGAAGACCTCAAGGAAACAGCGAAAGGAACGCAAGAACAGAATGAAGAAAGTACGAGGCATCAAGAAGGCCAGTGTTGGAGCTGCTGGCAAAAAG TGA